From the Streptomyces sp. NBC_01216 genome, the window CCTCACCCGTCCGGCGCGGCGGCGGGCCCGTGGGCGGTGCGGCGGGCTCCCGGCCCGGCCGCGGCCGTCAGCCCGTCGCCAGCAGGATCACCAGCAGCACCAGACCCGCCACCGCCGGAGCGATGACCTCGTAGGCCCAGCGGATCTGGGGTTCGCCCTGGGCGCCGGGGCGGGAGGCGCAGCGTTCGGCGAGTTCGCGGAGGTCGGCGATGGTCTGGTCGGCCGGTGCCCTGCGGGACTGATCGTCGCGGACGTCCGCCGTGACGGACGTGCGGCGGTGCGGGTCGTCCTGCGAGGCGCGCGCCTGGCGGCGGGCGGCCGCCTTCCGTCGGCGCAGCGAGACCGGGATCGACCACAGCTGGTACGTGACGCCCTCGCGGGTGACGACCTCGCTGGAGTAGCCGGCGCGGACGTCGGCGACCGCGGCCCAGGGCAGCGTGATGTTGCGGAAGGGGTTGCGGACGCGGAGCCGGTCCTCGTTCGCGTAGACCGCGGGCCGGACGGTGAAGGCCACGACGAGCGGCACGACGAGCAGCAGGCCCGCCAGGGCCACCCACGGGGTCCGGCCCTCGCCGCGGATCATCGCGTCGACGCAGAACCAGGTGGCGAGGCCGATCAGCAGGACACCTCCCGCGATCCCGAGAGGCGAACGGAAGACGCGGTCGGCGTAGGCCGGCTCGGCGGGCGGCTGGGGGCTCGTCATACGCCCGATTCTGCCTCACCGGCGCGGAGCCGCCCGGGGGCTCCGCGCCGGTGGTCCGGCGACGAGGGCGATCGGGTCGTAATCGAGCGGGGCTGTACAGGTCGCTACGCGCGTAGATATGCTCGACTGGTGACCATGCCCACCACTGCATCCGCAGCACCCTCCCCCGCGGCCTCCGGCGCGGGAGGTGCCCCCATTTTCGCCGACGTGACCACGTCCGAGAGTGCGCTGCGCCGCTTCCTCCACGGGCTGCCCGGCGTCGACGCCGTCGGCCTGGAGGCGCGCGCCGCGTCCCTCGGCACCCGCTCGATCAAGACCACGGCCAAGGCGTACGCCATCGACCTGGCCATCTCCATGATCGACCTGACGACGCTCGAAGGCGCGGACACCCCGGGCAAGGTCCGGGCGCTCGCCGCCAAGGCCGTCAACCCCGATCCGACCGACCGCACGACCCCGACGACCGCCGCCCTCTGTGTCTATCCCGACATGGTGGCGACCGCCAAGGCCGCCCTCGCGGGCTCCGGCGTCAAGGTCGCCTCCGTCGCCACCGCCTTCCCGGCGGGCCGCGCCGCGCTTCCCGTGAAGCTCGCGGACACGGCCGACGCCATCGCCGCCGGCGCGGACGAGATCGACATGGTCATCGACCGTGGCGCCTTCCTCGCCGGCCGCTACCTCGAGGTGTTCGACCAGATCACCGCGATCAAGGCGGAGTGCGGCGACCGTGCCCGGCTCAAGGTCATCTTCGAGACCGGCGAGCTGTCCACGTACGACAACATCCGCCGTGCCTCCTGGCTCGGCATGATGGCGGGCGCCGACTTCATCAAGACCTCGACCGGCAAGGTCGCGGTCAACGCCACCCCGGCCAACACGCTCCTGATGCTGGAGGCGGTCCGCGACTTCCGCGCGCAGACCGGCGTCCAGATCGGCGTGAAGCCGGCCGGCGGCATCCGCAACACCAAGGAAGCCATCAAGTTCCTGGTCCTGGTCAACGAGACCGTCGGCGAGGACTGGCTGGACAACCACTGGTTCCGCTTCGGTGCCTCCAGCCTGCTGAACGACCTGCTCATGCAGCGTCAGAAGCTGGCGACCGGCCGCTACTCCGGCCCCGATTACGTGACGGTGGACTGATCATCATGGCATCTGCATTCGAGTACGCGCCGGCTCCCGAGTCCCGGTCCGTCGTCGACATCGCTCCCTCCTACGGCCTGTTCATCGACGGCGAGTTCGTCGACGCGGCCGACGGCAAGGTCTTCAAGACCGTCTCCCCCTCCTCCGAGGAGGTCCTGGCCGAGGTCGCCCAGGCGGGCGCCGAGGACGTCGACCGCGCGGTGAAGGCGGCTCGCAGGGCCTTCGCCACGTGGTCGGCGCTGCCGGGTTCCGAGCGCGCCAAGTACCTCTTCCGCATCGCCCGGATCATCCAGGAGCGCAGCCGCGAACTGGCCGTCCTGGAGACCCTGGACAACGGCAAGCCGATCAAGGAGACCCGCGACGCGGACCTCCCGCTGGTCGCCGCGCACTTCTTCTACTACGCGGGCTGGGCCGACAAGCTCGGCCACGCGGGCTACGGCGCCGATCCCCGCCCGCTGGGCGTGGCCGGCCAGGTCATCCCATGGAACTTCCCCCTCCTCATGCTGGCGTGGAAGATCGCGCCGGCGCTGGCGACGGGCAACACGGTCGTGCTCAAGCCCGCCGAGACGACCCCGCTGTCCGCCCTGTTCTTCGCGGACATCTGCCGCCAGGCCGGACTTCCCCGGGGCGTCGTCAACATCCTTCCCGGATACGGGGAGGCCGGCGCCGCGCTGGTCGAGCACCCGGACGTGAACAAGGTCGCCTTCACCGGCTCGACCGCCGTCGGCAAGGCCATCGCCCGCTCGGTGGCCGGCACCGACAAGAAGGTGACCCTGGAGCTGGGCGGCAAGGGCGCCAACATCGTCTTCGACGACGCCCCCGTCGACCAGGCCGTCGAGGGCATCGTCAACGGCATCTTCTTCAACCAGGGCCAGGTCTGCTGCGCGGGCTCCCGTCTGCTGGTGCAGGAGTCGGTCCACGACGAGGTGCTCGACTCGCTCAAGAGGCGGCTGTCGACGCTGCGCCTGGGCGATCCGCTGGACAAGAACACCGACATCGGCGCCATCAACTCGGCCGAGCAGCTCGCCCGGATCACCGCGCTGGTGGAGAAGGGCGAGGCGGAGGGCGGCGAGCGCTGGTCCCCGTCCTGCGAGCTCCCCTCCGCCGGCTACTGGTTCGCGCCGACCCTCTTCACCCACGTCACCCAGGCGCACACCATCGCCCGTGACGAGATCTTCGGCCCGGTCCTGTCGGTGCTGACCTTCCGCACCCCGGACGAGGCCGTCGCCAAGGCCAACAACAGCCAGTACGGCCTGTCGGCCGGTATCTGGACGGAGAAGGGTTCCCGCATCCTCGCGGTCGCGTCCAGGCTCCGGGCCGGTGTCGTCTGGGCCAACACGTTCAACAAGTTCGACCCGACCTCGCCCTTCGGCGGCTACAAGGAGTCGGGCTTCGGCCGCGAAGGCGGCCGTCACGGTCTGGAGGCCTACCTCGATGTCTGACGGCAAGGGTTCGAACAGCGGTCCCACCGCGGCGCGTCTGAGCGTCTTCAAGACCTACAAGCTGTACGTCGGGGGCAAGTTCCCCCGTTCCGAGAGCGGCCGGGTGTACGAGGTGACCGACTCCAAGGGCGAGTGGCTGGCCAACGCGCCGCTCTCCTCCCGCAAGGACGCCCGTGACGCGGTCGTCGCCGCCCGCAAGGCATTCGGCGGCTGGTCCGGCGCGACCGCGTACAACCGCGGCCAGATCCTCTACCGCGTCGCCGAGATGCTGGAGGGCCGACGCGCCCAGTTCGTCGCCGAGGTGGCGGACGGGGAGGGCCTGTCGAAGTCCAAGGCGGGCGCCGTCGTCGACGCGGCGATCGACCGCTGGGTCTGGTACGCGGGCTGGACGGACAAGATCGGCCAGGTCGTCGGCGGGGCCAACCCGGTCGCCGGCCCCTACTTCAACCTCTCGGCGCCCGAACCGACCGGTGTGGTGACGGTCCTGGCCCCGCAGGACTCGTCCTTCCTCGGGCTCGTCTCGGTGATCGCCCCGGTGATCGCGACCGGCAACACCGCGGTCGTGATCGCCAGCGAGAAGGCACCACTGCCGGCGCTCTCCCTCGGCGAGGTGCTGGCCACCTCCGACCTGCCGGGCGGCGTCGTCAACATCCTGTCCGGCAGGGCGGCCGAGATGGGCCCGCACCTGGCGAGCCACCAGGACGTCAACGCGATCGACCTGACGGGCGCGGACGCCGAACTGGCGCGCGAGCTGGAGGTCGCCGCGGCCGACAACCTCAAGCGGGTCCTGCGCCCGCGTGCCGTCGACTTCGCCGCGGCGCCGGGAACGGACCGCATGACGGCCTTCCTGGAGACGAAGACGGTCTGGCACCCGACGGGATCGCTGGGCGCGAGCGGCTCCTCGTACTAGGGCTGGGCGTGTCGCGAAAGTAGCTCCGTCCGCCCGGAGATCCCCCCATGAGCGAGGGGCCCCGGGGTCACCCCGGGGCCCCTCGCTCATGGTGTGACGCGCGCGGCCCGGTTCCGGACCGCCACGCCTCTCGTCTCGTCCCGGCTCCGGATCGGTCAGCCCGGGAGAAGGCCCTGCGTCAGCGGGCCGGCGACGGGCAGGTCGGCCAGCGCGCCGCCCTGGGTGATCTGGTCCGTCACCAGGTTGGTGCCCACCGGCTTGAAGTCGGCGACCTGGGTGCCGAGGCCGTTCGCGAGCGGGTCGACGCCGGTGTTGGCCAGCGGGTCGAGCTGCAGCCGCGTCAGTGGGCCCAGGCCGTGTCCGGCCGCCCCGAGCAGCCCCTCGCCGGCCGCTGCGGCGTCGGTGCGGGTCAGCCCGTCCACCGGCAGCCGGGGGGCCGCCGCCTGGGCGCCCGCCGCCCCCGCGCCGAGCACGGCACCGGCCGCCGTGAGGGTCAGACCCGCCTTCAGCAGCGCGGTGCGGCGGGAAGTCCGGGATTCTGCGTGACGCGCCATGACGGTCCTTGTCGCTCGTACGTCGGGTGATCGGATGGGCACCGACAGTAGTGGAGGTGTGATGCTCGATACCAACGGCCTCCCTCGGGGGTCCCCTGCGCGGGGGAATGGTTCACACTGGTGTCCCGTGAGTTCCCAAGCGATCCCGACCCGTGTCGTCCTGCTCGCGGGCCCCTCCGGCTCCGGCAAGTCGTCCCTCGCCGCCACCACCGGCCTTCCGGTGCTGCGCCTCGACGACTTCTACAAGGAGGCCGACGACCCGACGCTGCCGCTGGTCCCGGGCAGTGCCGACATCGACTGGGACTCCCCCGGTTCCTGGGACGCGGACGTCGCCGTCGCGGCGATCGCGGAACTGTGCGCCACCGGACGGACCGACGTCCCCGTGTACGACATCGCCACCAGCGCGCGGGTGGGCCACGAGACGCTGGACATCGGGCAGCCGCCGCTGTTCCTCGCCGAGGGGATCTTCGCCGCCGAGATCGTGGCCCGCTGCCAGGCCCTCGGGCTGCTCGCCGACGCGCTGTGCCTGCGCGGCCGGGCTTCGACGACCTTCCGCCGCCGCCTGCTGCGCGACCTGCGGGAGGGCCGCAAGTCGGTTCCCTTCCTGCTCCGCCGCGGCTGGCGGCTGATGCGCGCCGAACGCGCGATCGTGTCCCGCCAGACCGCTCTGGGCGCCCACCCCTGCGCCCGTCAGGAGGCCCTGGGCCGTCTCGCCGCCGCGGCGGCCGACCGGCACCACGCCCCCGCGGGCCGGTAGCAGCCACCACCGGAGGGAACCCCGCCGGAAGGAGCCGCCCCCGCGGCGCGATACGTCACCGCCGACCGGCACGAGAGAACACGGAACGAGAGAACACGGAACGGCGGAACGCGGGCCGTACAAGCCCCCCCGGCTTGTCCGACCCGCGCCCTTTTCCCCGTACCCCCGTACGCCCCCCGTGTCCCCCGTGCCCCCTGCCCTCAGGCCACCAGCTCGCCGAAGGACTCCTCCTCGTCACGGCCGAAGCTCAGGACCTCGTCCTCGCGCAGCCGGCGCAGGGAGCGCCAGATGCTCGACTTCACCGTGCCGACACTGATGTCCAGGATCTCCGCGATCTCCGGGTCCGTACGGCCCTCGTAGTAACGCAGCACCAGCATCGTGCGCTGGAGCTCGGGCAGCCGGGCGAGGGCCTGCCACAGCACCGCGCGCAGTTCGGTGCCCCGCATCGCGTCCGTGTCGCCCGCCGTCTCCGGCAGCTCCTCCGTCGGGTACTCGTTGAGCTTCCGACGGCGCCAGGCGCTGATGTGCAGGTTCGTCATGGTGCGGCGCAGATAGCCGCCCACGGCCGCCTTGTCGCTGATCCTGTCCCAGGCGCGGTACGTCGAGAACAACGCGCTCTGGAGCAGGTCCTCCGCCTCGAAGCGGTCACCGGTGAGGTGGTAGGCGGTGGCGTACAGGGAGGCGCGACGTTCCTGCACGTAGGCGGTGAAGGCCGCTTCGGCGTTCCCCGTCTCCGGCGGTGTCCGCCGCTCCCCCGTGGCTTCCCCGTACCCCGTCCCCCCGTCGGCGACGGCCACCATGTACGGCGCCTTCCGCTGACGCCCGACGCCCCGGACGTGCCCCCGCACGTTCACCGCGCCGGACTTCTCGGTGCCTCGTACGTCGTGGAGACGCGTGACAACTGCGCTTGAGGTGGTGCTGTGCAGTGCGTTCATCTCGCGCCCCCCGTCGGTTGGAGTCTGCCTCGTTCGGTATGACCAGAAGCCTGCCCGGCCCACTTCATCGCGGTGTCCGTCGACTGTCACAGCCGTGTCACAGGGCGGGGTGCGACCGCACGGTCGAACTCCGGCGGTGGCATACGACAGAATGACGCCCGTGCCTTTCCTGCTGCTGATCGAGGACGACGACGCCATCCGCACGGCCCTCGAACTCTCCTTGTCACGCCAGGGCCACCGTGTGGCCACCGCGGCGACGGGCGAGGACGGCCTCACACTGCTCCGTGAGCAGCGGCCGGACCTGGTCGTGCTGGACGTGATGCTGCCCGGGATCGACGGCTTCGAGGTGTGCCGGCGCATCCGGCGCACCGACCAGCTGCCGATCATCCTGCTGACCGCGCGCAGCGACGACATCGACGTGGTCGTCGGCCTGGAGTCCGGCGCCGACGACTACGTGGTCAAGCCGGTCCAGGGGCGGGTGCTCGACGCCCGGATCCGGGCCGTACTGCGGCGCGGGGAGAGGGAGTCCACGGACTCGGCGACCTTCGGCTCGCTCGTCATCGACCGTTCGGCGATGACGGTGACGAAGAACGGCGAGGACCTCCAGCTCACCCCGACCGAGCTGCGGCTGCTCCTGGAGCTGAGCCGCCGGCCCGGACAGGCGCTGTCGCGCCAGCAGTTGCTGCGCCTGGTGTGGGAGCACGACTACCTGGGCGACTCGCGGTTGGTCGACGCCTGTGTGCAGCGGCTGCGCGCCAAGGTCGAGGACGTGCCGTCCTCGCCCACCCTCATCCGTACCGTGCGCGGTGTCGGCTACCGGCTGGACGTCCCTGCGTGAGGAAGGGGATCTTCGCGGGGCTGCGCTTCACCAGCCTGCGGCTGCGTCTGGTCGTGGTGTTCGCCCTGGTGGCGCTCACCGCGGCCGTGTCCGCCTCGGGCATCGCCTACTGGCTGAACCGTGAGGCGGTCCTGACCCGGACCCAGGACGGCGCGCTGAACGACTTCCGGCAGGAGATGCAGAACCGGGTGGCGACGCTGCCCCCGCATCCCACCCAGGACGATCTGCGGCGCGCCGCGGAGCAGATGGCGTCCGGCAGCGCCGGGTACAGCGTGCTGCTGCTCGGCGAGCGGGCGGCGGGCAAGCCGATCGTCGCGGCCTCCGACCCGGACACCTTCACGCTGGCCGACGTGCCGCGCGAGCTCCAGGTGGCCGTGGAGACCCGGCGGCCGGTGACGGACGCCAACGCGTACCCCTACCACCTGTTCTGGCAGCGCACGCAGCGGGGAAAGACGCCGTTCCTGGTCGGCGGGACGAAGATCGACGGCGGCGGTCCGACCGGCTACATGTTCAAGTCCCTGGACGCCGAGCGGCAGGACCTGAGCTCGCTCGCCTGGTCCCTGGGGATCGCGACCGCGCTCGCCCTGATCGGATCGGCGCTGCTCGCGCAGGCCGCCGCCACGACCGTGCTGCGGCCGGTGCACCGGCTGGGCGAGGCGGCGAAACGCCTCGGCGAGGGAAAGCTCGACACCCGGCTGAGGGTCTCGGGCACCGACGAACTGGCCGATCTGTCGCGGACGTTCAACAGCGCGGCGGAATCCCTGCAGAAGAGGGTCGCGGACATGAGCGCGCGGGAGGAGTCCAGCAGGCGGTTCGTCGCCGACATGTCGCACGAGCTGCGCACCCCGCTGACCGCGCTGACGGCCGTGACGGAGGTCCTGGAGGACGAGCAGGAGACGCTCGACCCGATGATCGCGCCCGCGGTGGCCCTGGTGGTCAGCGAGACCCGACGTCTCAACGACCTGGTGGAGAACCTGATGGAGGTGACCCGCTTCGACGCGGGCACCGCCCGGCTGGTCCTCGACGACGTCGACGTGGCCGACCAGGTCACGGCGTGCATCGACGCGCGGGCCTGGCTGGACGCGGTGGAGCTGGACGCGGAACGCGGGATCGTGGCCCGCCTCGACCCGCGCCGGCTCGACGTGATCCTGGCGAACCTGATCGGCAACGCGCTCAAGCACGGCGGTTCGCCGGTACGGGTGTCGATCCGCACCGAGGAGGACGAGTTGGTCATCGCGGTGCGGGATCACGGTCCGGGCATCCCGCAGGAGGTCCTGCCGCACGTCTTCGACCGCTTCTACAAGGCGAGCGCGTCCCGGCCGCGGTCGGAGGGCTCCGGTCTGGGTCTGTCGATCGCCGTGGAGAACGCGCTGATCCACGGCGGCTCGATCACCGCGGCCAACTCGCCGGACGGCGACGGCGCGGTGTTCGTGCTGCGGCTGCCGGACCAGAGCGAGCCGGGAGAGGGTGCGGAGAAGTGAGCCGGGTACGCCGGAAGGCGCTCCGGGGCGGATCGGGGCGCTCCGGGTTCGCGGGCGACTGGGGACGCGGCCGCCGGGCCGGGCGGTCGGGTGTGGCGGTGGCTGCCCTGGTGGGCGTCGCGCTCACCGCGGGCTGCGGGATCAGGACGACCTCGGTGCCCGTGGACGCGGGGGCGGCGCCGACCCGGGTGGCCTGCAGCGTCGAGGACGAGGCCGCGCGGCCGACGGGGGTGCCGCTCCGGGTCTTCCTGGTCTGCGGTTCACAGCTGGACGCGGTGGAGCGGCCGTCGACGCTGCCGGAGGAGAAGGCCGGCGGTGACCCGGTGCGGACGGCGTCGGCGCTGCTGGCGCAGTTGCAGAGCGAGCCCTCCGCGAGCGAGGCCGAGGCCGGTTTCTCCACCGCGGTGAAGGGGCCCCTGGTGGTCACCGGCGGGCACCGGGGCGACCCGGCGGGCACGCTGCGGCTCAGCAGGCAGCCGGAGGACCTGACGGCGACCGCGCTGTCGCAGATCGTCTGCACCTTCGCCGCGAGCGCGGTGGGCGGGGGCGGGACCGTCGTGCTGGGCGGTCCGGGCGCGTACCCGCCGCGTCGCTATCAGTGCACGGAGGAGTTGCGGGAGCGCCCGGACGGGGCGCCGCCGACGGTGTCCCCGTCCGCGGCGGCTTCCGGGACTCCCTCGCCGGCGGCTCCCGGGGAACCGTCCGGTGCGGCGGCCTCACAGCCTGTCGGGTGACCTTCGGCCGACAGGCTCTCAGGGGGCCGTCCGCTGCTGCGACAGCGTCCTCGGGCACGTCGTCGGGCTCGTGACGCGACCGTTCGGGTAAGCGGCGGAACCGATCCCCGCGCGGAGTGCGTCTTGGGGGTCGTGCAGCGTCAAGGTTCGGGCGGGAACTCCGCCGTGGTCGTCCGAGGGGCGGGGTTCGTCCTCCTCCTCGCACATCTGCTGCTCGTCGCCTGGGTCGCGCTGCGCCCGCTCGACGTGGCCTGGGTGACGGCGCCGAACGTCACCCCGCTGGCCGGCATCAAGGCGGATCTGGAGCTCGGTCCGGGCGAGGCGGCCCGGCGGATCGGCGAGGGACTGCTGCTGCTGGCTCCGCTGGGGGTGCTGCTGCCGATGGCCGACGGGCGGCTGCGGGTGTCGCCGTGGGCGTCGCTGGCCCGGACCGTCGCCGCCGGCGCGCTGGTGTCCCTGGGCGTCGAGCTGTTGCAGACCG encodes:
- a CDS encoding VanZ family protein, whose translation is MVVRGAGFVLLLAHLLLVAWVALRPLDVAWVTAPNVTPLAGIKADLELGPGEAARRIGEGLLLLAPLGVLLPMADGRLRVSPWASLARTVAAGALVSLGVELLQTAVPGQVVDVDSLLLNTAGVALAHLCVVPAGRARLRRRGDARTGRSSAGTGRSRGSGLLRDDGSQGATPTIPRVGIAP
- a CDS encoding PH domain-containing protein; protein product: MTSPQPPAEPAYADRVFRSPLGIAGGVLLIGLATWFCVDAMIRGEGRTPWVALAGLLLVVPLVVAFTVRPAVYANEDRLRVRNPFRNITLPWAAVADVRAGYSSEVVTREGVTYQLWSIPVSLRRRKAAARRQARASQDDPHRRTSVTADVRDDQSRRAPADQTIADLRELAERCASRPGAQGEPQIRWAYEVIAPAVAGLVLLVILLATG
- a CDS encoding SigE family RNA polymerase sigma factor produces the protein MNALHSTTSSAVVTRLHDVRGTEKSGAVNVRGHVRGVGRQRKAPYMVAVADGGTGYGEATGERRTPPETGNAEAAFTAYVQERRASLYATAYHLTGDRFEAEDLLQSALFSTYRAWDRISDKAAVGGYLRRTMTNLHISAWRRRKLNEYPTEELPETAGDTDAMRGTELRAVLWQALARLPELQRTMLVLRYYEGRTDPEIAEILDISVGTVKSSIWRSLRRLREDEVLSFGRDEEESFGELVA
- a CDS encoding uridine kinase encodes the protein MLDTNGLPRGSPARGNGSHWCPVSSQAIPTRVVLLAGPSGSGKSSLAATTGLPVLRLDDFYKEADDPTLPLVPGSADIDWDSPGSWDADVAVAAIAELCATGRTDVPVYDIATSARVGHETLDIGQPPLFLAEGIFAAEIVARCQALGLLADALCLRGRASTTFRRRLLRDLREGRKSVPFLLRRGWRLMRAERAIVSRQTALGAHPCARQEALGRLAAAAADRHHAPAGR
- a CDS encoding aldehyde dehydrogenase family protein, coding for MSDGKGSNSGPTAARLSVFKTYKLYVGGKFPRSESGRVYEVTDSKGEWLANAPLSSRKDARDAVVAARKAFGGWSGATAYNRGQILYRVAEMLEGRRAQFVAEVADGEGLSKSKAGAVVDAAIDRWVWYAGWTDKIGQVVGGANPVAGPYFNLSAPEPTGVVTVLAPQDSSFLGLVSVIAPVIATGNTAVVIASEKAPLPALSLGEVLATSDLPGGVVNILSGRAAEMGPHLASHQDVNAIDLTGADAELARELEVAAADNLKRVLRPRAVDFAAAPGTDRMTAFLETKTVWHPTGSLGASGSSY
- a CDS encoding HAMP domain-containing sensor histidine kinase, encoding MRKGIFAGLRFTSLRLRLVVVFALVALTAAVSASGIAYWLNREAVLTRTQDGALNDFRQEMQNRVATLPPHPTQDDLRRAAEQMASGSAGYSVLLLGERAAGKPIVAASDPDTFTLADVPRELQVAVETRRPVTDANAYPYHLFWQRTQRGKTPFLVGGTKIDGGGPTGYMFKSLDAERQDLSSLAWSLGIATALALIGSALLAQAAATTVLRPVHRLGEAAKRLGEGKLDTRLRVSGTDELADLSRTFNSAAESLQKRVADMSAREESSRRFVADMSHELRTPLTALTAVTEVLEDEQETLDPMIAPAVALVVSETRRLNDLVENLMEVTRFDAGTARLVLDDVDVADQVTACIDARAWLDAVELDAERGIVARLDPRRLDVILANLIGNALKHGGSPVRVSIRTEEDELVIAVRDHGPGIPQEVLPHVFDRFYKASASRPRSEGSGLGLSIAVENALIHGGSITAANSPDGDGAVFVLRLPDQSEPGEGAEK
- the afsQ1 gene encoding two-component system response regulator AfsQ1 — protein: MPFLLLIEDDDAIRTALELSLSRQGHRVATAATGEDGLTLLREQRPDLVVLDVMLPGIDGFEVCRRIRRTDQLPIILLTARSDDIDVVVGLESGADDYVVKPVQGRVLDARIRAVLRRGERESTDSATFGSLVIDRSAMTVTKNGEDLQLTPTELRLLLELSRRPGQALSRQQLLRLVWEHDYLGDSRLVDACVQRLRAKVEDVPSSPTLIRTVRGVGYRLDVPA
- a CDS encoding aldehyde dehydrogenase family protein gives rise to the protein MASAFEYAPAPESRSVVDIAPSYGLFIDGEFVDAADGKVFKTVSPSSEEVLAEVAQAGAEDVDRAVKAARRAFATWSALPGSERAKYLFRIARIIQERSRELAVLETLDNGKPIKETRDADLPLVAAHFFYYAGWADKLGHAGYGADPRPLGVAGQVIPWNFPLLMLAWKIAPALATGNTVVLKPAETTPLSALFFADICRQAGLPRGVVNILPGYGEAGAALVEHPDVNKVAFTGSTAVGKAIARSVAGTDKKVTLELGGKGANIVFDDAPVDQAVEGIVNGIFFNQGQVCCAGSRLLVQESVHDEVLDSLKRRLSTLRLGDPLDKNTDIGAINSAEQLARITALVEKGEAEGGERWSPSCELPSAGYWFAPTLFTHVTQAHTIARDEIFGPVLSVLTFRTPDEAVAKANNSQYGLSAGIWTEKGSRILAVASRLRAGVVWANTFNKFDPTSPFGGYKESGFGREGGRHGLEAYLDV
- the deoC gene encoding deoxyribose-phosphate aldolase, coding for MPTTASAAPSPAASGAGGAPIFADVTTSESALRRFLHGLPGVDAVGLEARAASLGTRSIKTTAKAYAIDLAISMIDLTTLEGADTPGKVRALAAKAVNPDPTDRTTPTTAALCVYPDMVATAKAALAGSGVKVASVATAFPAGRAALPVKLADTADAIAAGADEIDMVIDRGAFLAGRYLEVFDQITAIKAECGDRARLKVIFETGELSTYDNIRRASWLGMMAGADFIKTSTGKVAVNATPANTLLMLEAVRDFRAQTGVQIGVKPAGGIRNTKEAIKFLVLVNETVGEDWLDNHWFRFGASSLLNDLLMQRQKLATGRYSGPDYVTVD